TCCCTGCCAATCATGCCAACCCGCTGCCGCCCGGCACCAGACATTGATCCGCTGGAGCACTTCGGTATCCTGCCAATGCCCTGTGACGACTTTCCGTCCTATTTTGAGGCGGCTGACGATATGTCCAAATTCACGGTCACCATGTGCACTCTGATTTAAATTCATAAAATCCATATCAATGCCACTCCATGGAATGTCGCGGTTGTACTGTGTATGGAGATGTAGCAACGGCTTTTGCAATGCCTTTAAACCCCGTATCCACATTTTCGCCGGGGAAAATGTATGCATCCAGGTGATGATACCGATACAATTTGCGGTGCTATTTGCAGCCGTTAGCGTCGCATAGATTTCATCCGTATTTTTTACGATCGGTTTATACTTCACCGTTACTGGAATCAGGGTCTGGGCATTCAGATAATGTGCAATTTCTTCCGCATGTGCTGCGACCTGTTTCAATGTTTCTTCACCGTATAGATCCTGGCTGCCAACGACAAACCAGACCTCGAGTTCTTTTAAATTGATATTCATTTTTCAATATTAGTTTCGTTATAGATTTTGTCAAGCAGCAGGCTACTGGCCATAGTAGGCATTTGTACCGTGCTTGCGCTCGTAATGTTTTTTGATCAAAGCCGGCTTCAACCGTCCAGCATTGGGGTTAATCTGCTCGGTCAGCCAGGCCATTTTGGCCACCTGTTCCAATACGGCGCTGTTGTAGACCGACTTCATTCCATCCTTACCCCAGGCAAATGGTGCATGATTTCCGACAAGGATCATTTCCACCTCCCTATAATCCAGTTGCTGCTGATTGAAGTGATTGATGATCTGAAAGCCCGTCTCATGCTCATAGTTGCCAGCGATCATCTCATCATCCATCGGCGGCGCGCAGGGAATATCCGATGTTAGGTGGTCGGCATGCGTCGTTCCGAAAATGGGTATATCCCTTTGGCTTTGCGCCCAAGCAGTGGCATATGTAGAATGGGTATGGGTGATGCCGCCGATATCCGGCCAATGTTTATACAGTACCGCATGTGTCTTTGTATCCGAGGAAGGCCTAAGCTCGCCTTCGATTACCCTACCGTCAAAGTCCACCACCACCATCAGATCGGGAGACAATTCTTCGTAGGGCACACCACTGGGTTTAATCGCAAAAACACCCTGCTGACGGTCGACAACACTCACATTGCCGAATGTAAAAAGCACGAGTCCCAACTGCGGCAGCTGCATATTGCAGCGATAAGCCTCTTCTTTAATTGAATTATACATACTACTCATTTTGTGGTTAAACAGTAACAGGCAGTGATACACTACTTTCTACAAAAGCACCGAGGGCTTTGTATTTTTCATAACGTTCGGCATAGCGGGGCACCCAATTTTCCTGCGGTTCGTATGTGCATTCAAAGCCCTGCCCCATAGCTTTCATGGCATCCTCTACCCGATCATATAATCCAGCAGCGGTGGCCGCAAACATGGCCGCACCAAGTGCACAGGTCTGCTCGCTTTTATGGATACGAATCGGCATATTCATTACATTGGCCATCATCTGCATGATAAAAGGCGATTTTTTGGCGACGCCACCAAGCCCGATCAGACCCTTTATGGGGATCCCCTGATCCACAAAGCGCTCCACGATCGCTTTGGCGCCAAAGCAGGTCGCCTCGGCAATCGCCCTGAAGATCGCCGGAGCATCGGTACCGAGCTGCAATCCCATGATTGCCGCTTTGAGCGACTGATCCGCATCCGGAGTCCTACGGCCATTGAGCCAGTCCACCGCCACTTCCGAATCCGCAGTTAGCGGCAATTTGTTCGCCTTTTCACTTAATCGCAACAACAATTTTTCCTCCAGTGTCGCCAGCATGTTTTCACGCATCGTATCGCTAAGCCCCTCCAGTTCAGGTATCAGATTGTATGTTGGCCATAAGAGCAACTGCTTTAACCAGGCATAGGCATCTCCAAAAGCAGACTGGCCAGCCTCCATGCCTATCATTCCGGGGATAATGGAACCGTCCACCTGACCACAGATACCCTTTACCAATACACCCTCTACATCTTCTTTTGGAGCAACCAGCATATCGCAGGTGGATGTTCCCATGACTTTGCTCAGATAATAAGGTTCAATCTGCCCACCTACGGCACCCATGTGGCAATCGAATGCACCCACACCAACGACAACGGAGGTAGAAAGACCTAAACGCTCTGCCCATTCTGGGGAAAGGTGACCCGCCGGCCTATCCGAAGTATAGGTTTCGGAAAACAAGCGATCAACAAAGCCGCCCAACAAGGGGTCAATACCGGCGAAGAATTCATTGGGGGGCAGGCCACCAAACTCAGCAGCCCATAGCGACTTGTGCCCAGCAGCGCAAACGCTTCGCTTGATCGCGCTAGCCTGTTTGCCACCAGTAAGCAAAAAAGGAATATAATCACAGTGTTCCACCCAGCTAAATGTTGCTTGGCGCACCTGCATATCTACTCTAACGATATGGAGCAATTTGGCCCAGAACCACTCCGAAGAATAAACGCCCCCTACGTATTTCAGGTAATCAACAGCGTAGCCTTGGTTGTACCGATTGATCTCTTTGGCCTCCTTGACCGCGGTATGATCTTTCCAGAGGATGAACATAGCATTGGGATTGTCCTTGAACTCCGGCAGTAATGCCAGCGGCACACCCGCTTCATTCACAGCAACCGGTGTGGAACCCGTAGTGTCCACCGAAATTGCTTTCACCAGCTCCCCCATATTTTGTATCCCGGATTTTTGTAAACAATCTTTTACAGTAGCTTCCAGGCCCTCGATGTAATCCAGGGGGTGCTGTCTAAACTGGCTGAGCGCAGCATCGCAAAACTCACCCCTTTTCCAACGCGGATAATAAAATACGGAAGACGAAATCTCCGCCCCACAACTTGCATCAACCAAGACTGAACGAACAGAATCGCTCCCGTAATCCACCCCGATGACATATGATTTACTCATTTTAACTGAATTTGGTTTATAATCTATAATTCGATTTAAAGCTTACTTTTTGGTGTTTGTCCAGCTGGATAATTGGCCTAAAAATAATTAGTGTCAAATTAACATTTATTTTTTTAAATATGAAAGAAAATTTTCATATTTAAAAAATTGAACTATCTTCATCTCATCGAAATAAGATAAATCCAAGGGTGATAGGTATAGGGTAATTACAGATGTCTAAAACGGCAGAGCGCATTGTACCGTACATTTGTTCAGCTATTTAGGTTTATCAAAAAAAATAGATCAAGTCAAAAGAGAGACAAAACAATAGATAATGGAATATTATAGAGAAGACTCAGCAATCCTTTTAGCGGTAGACTGTATTATATTTGGATTTAATGGCGAATCCCTGCAGGTATTATTGATAAAACGCGATTTTGAGCCGGAGCGGAACAAATGGAGTTTGATGGGAGGTTTTGTTCAACCGGACGAAAGTCCTGAACTAGCTGCCAGCAGGGTATTAAATAAACTGACGGGACTTGAAAATGTATACATGGAGCAATGCAGTGTCTTTGGTGATCCAAAACGTGAGCCCAATAGCCGGGTTGTCAGTATCTGTTATTTTGCGCTGATAGATACGCAAAAATACACACATATTTTAAGCGAGGAATATGAGGCACAATGGTTTCCATTGCAAAACTATCCGACTTTAATATTTGATCACGACCAGATGATTGCTTCGGCACAGCAGCGACTGCGGATGAAAGCAGCGCTCTATCCTATTCTGTTTGAATTATTGCCAGAGAAATTTACCATTCCCCAGATTGCAGCCTTATACGAGGGAGTATATAATATCGAATTTGATAAACGCAATTTTAGCCGCAAGCTGCTTTCCTCCGATCTCATTATCAAATTGGAAGAAAAGGACAAAGAAAATTCCAAGAAAGGCGCTTTTTATTTTAAATTGAATACAGCCATTTACAAGGAAAAAATTATGTCATTTTTGCGCTATTTACCAAGCTGGTTTCCCGAAAACTAATCCGGGAAAAACCGGAGATCGCTAATAGGTTTTATTTTACCATTTTTAAAAAAAATCCGTTTGCGGATGGCCCCATCCTCGGTATAGTAAATCCATTCGCCTTCTTTTAGGTTGTTTTTATATAAACCTTTTTCTGCCAACTTCCTATTTCTAAAAACTTTGGCCTCGCCATTTTTAAGACCATCTATAAATGACTCGTAGTTGGTTTGGTAACGGTTAAATTTTATCGCATATCTACCGTTTAACGGCTCGCCAGTTTTCTTTATACAGGTTTTGTCAGTAGCATCAACATATTCCGTTTCTTCCAGGTCAATATCAATCCATGTTTGTGCGGAACAGATATTGACCAGAGCTAAAAAGAATAATAAATGGACAATTCTACTCATGATTCAACGTTTAGTTACAGATCAAATTTAGCTGCAAAACCAATAGAAAATTAAACAAATTACAATTCGCAGGAACTAAATTATCATTCGTGGACATCTGCGGTTTTTCTGATAAAGCGCACATCAGGCAATTACCACTTAACGACTATTGAATAAAAATAGTGTCCGTCATTTTGGCTACAATCAAGCTCAATTTGGCAACAGATAACCTCTGCCTTCTTTAGACTTTTGTGTTATTGAATCAGATAATAACACTATGAGAAAGACAATTTTCATTACAGGAGCTTCTTCCGGGTTGGGAAAAGCAACTGCCAAACTATTTCAACAAGCGGGTTGGGATGTTATCGCAACAATGCGAAATCCCGAAAATGAAACCGAGCTTAGTGAAATCGAAAACGTTACGCTATTAAAATTAGATGTAACCGATCCTGCACAGATCAAAGAAACTGTTGAAAAAGCAATCTCTTTGGCCAAAATTGATGTCGTTTTCAATAATGCAGGTTATGGATTGATGGGCGCGTTTGAAACCTTGAGCGACGAAAAAATACTTCGTCAAATCAACACCAATCTGTTGGGCGTATTGCGCGTTACACAAGCATTCATTCCACATTTTAGAGCACAGCAAAGTGGCTTATTTATCTCGACCACATCAATTGGTGGTTTTATGGGATTCCCGCTACATTCGATGTATCATGCGACAAAATTCGCTTTGGAGGGCTGGAGCGAAAGTATGTCCTTTGAATTGAAAAAATTTGGGATAGCGATCAAAACCGTTGCTCCGGGAGGAATTGCGACAGATTTTGCAGGTCGTTCATTGGATATGAATCGATCTTCCGACTATGAAGACATCGAAAACAAACTGTTTGAACAAATGGATCTGATGATGCAAAATGCTTCCACGGCAGAGCAAATTGCGCAGGTGGTGCACGAAGCCGCAACGGACAATAAAGATCAAATACGCTATTTGGCAGGCGAAGATGCAAATGCGCTATATGATAGACGTTTGACAATCGGAAAAGAAGCGTTCAGGCAAGAAATCGCAAAACAATTTGAGGCCTAATTTTTAAATCGGCAACTGTCTTTGCGGGCAGTTGTTTTTTGTAAATTTGTAAAACAAAAACAGGATGCATAGTATCAACTCCATATCCGAATTTCATAAGCAATTGTCGTTGCCCGCCCCATTACATCCGCTCATCAGTGTAATTGATGTCGCTGGAATAAAACCTGATGAAAGCAGCATTTGGGAACAGTTCTGCGTCAATTTCTATAGCATTTCCCTCAAAAAAGATGTTACCGCAAAAATAAAGTACGGACAACAATATTACGATTTCGACAAAGGAACCATGAACTTTATTGCGCCCAAACAGATTCAATCGTTAACGATTGCTGAAATCAGAAAAATGAATATCGAATGCGGAAAAGGTTACATGCTTATGTTTCATCCTGATTTTTTGTATACGCACCCCCTTGCAACCGCAATAAAAAATTATAACTTCTTTTCGTATGCGCTTAATGAAGCATTACATCTGTCCGAACGGGAAGAAAAAGACATTGTAGAAATTTTCCTTAAAATCGAAAAAGAATACCAACATATCGACAAACATACCCAAGGAATTATTTTGTCACAAATTGATATGCTATTGCAATACAGCAACCGGTTTTACGAGCGTCAGTTCATCACACGAAAAGCTGTTAACAATGCGCTGCTGACACAATTGGAAAAATTGCTGGATGCGTATTTCGATAGCGAAGAAACTTTAAAACAAGGGCTTCCGACGGTAGAGTATTTAGCAGAAAACCTCCACGTTTCAGCACGTTATCTAAGCGATTTACTACGGTCAGTGACCGGTAAAAACACACAACAGCACATCCACGACAAGTTGATTGAAGAAGCCAAGGAAAAACTCACGGCCACAAGTCTCTCAGTGGCAGAAATTGCCTACAAGCTCGGTTTTGAACATCCACAATCATTCAACAAACTGTTTAAGAAAAAGACCAATGTTTCGCCGTTAGCGTTCAGACAATTGTTTAATTGACCTCTCTTTCGCAACTTAAACATATCCTTCAACATTATAAAATAATCATCTCCACATCAATCATTTGTGGAGATGATTATACAGCCTATACGGTATAAAGGCCACCCATTAAAGGGTCCGTCTTAGAGATCTTTCCGGTCTCCACATGGCCAGCAAAACGCTCTGACCAAGTCGGATATCCCTCCGCCTCAAGCTGCAGGTCATACCAGCCAAAACTTGATTGAAGATCGATCACAATCGACTTTTCTTCGCCCGGAGCTAAAGTCACTGGCCCTAACTGTTGCTGATACCCCAGGTCTTTGAGCAGCATTTTTTTAGCGGCAGCACTCCGGTTATTCAATTTAGCAACTAGATTTCCTGTCAATTGATCCTTATTTTTCGCCTGTTCATATACACACTTGACCGAGACCTCCGGATGCCTGTCGCTACCACGAAATTCTCGATAGAACCCATTTGGCGCATATCCTTTTAGATGATAATGGCCATCCTTAAACGAGCTTAAATGCCAGTTATCACGTAGGGAATCTCCGGCAGAAACTGCATATTCCCAAGTGCGTAATGTCTCCTGATCATAAGGCGCGGCGGCATAGACCAAAAATGGTGAACCATTGGATTTGGCATTGTGGACCTTATTTCCTGCTGTAAAGGTAAGTTGGTATTCTTTACTGTTTACATCGTAATGTCCATCTAAATACAATTCATACGGTATCGGACATGAAGGTTTAATCCCTTTTTCCTGCTCAGGAAAGAGTGAAAATTGTTGTGGTGCGGTATTCACCTGAGCGATTTCCGATTCACGCAGGGGACGATAATTTTTAGGAATATCTTTAAATTGGGATTTATGGACATCTACCATAAAAGCATCCTTTTCGAGCGCCTTCACTGTCTCTGTCTGATCCGCCTGAAAAGGTCTAAAGATGGATGTAAGGTCACCACAGATGCTGCGGCGCCATTGAGTAATATTTTCTTCGCGAATGCTTTTTCCAAATTTCTTCGCCAAAAAGTTCTCCAAAAAGCGAAGCGATGAAGTGTGGTCAAACAATTCTGAATTCACAAATCCGCCCCTAGTCCACGGCGATGCTATAACCAATGGGACACGATAACCCAGCCCAATGGAACTCTCCCGGATACGGTCTTCCATGGCAGATGGATTGGTCTGTTGATCTTTAGTCACCCATTCCATCTTTCCGTCGATATTGGAAGAGACTTTACCAGCCCCTTCGCTATAAGGATTGGGTGTCGCATAGGGCGGTACATGGTCAAAAAATCCATCGTTCTCATCATAAGTAAGAATGAAGATGGTCTTTTTCCATACCTCCGGATTTTTGAGCAAGATCTCCATAACTTCATTGACATACCAGGAGCCAAACCAAGGTCTTCCGGGATGATCCGAAAAATTTGCCGGCGTCATTAACCAGGAGACCGTCGGCAGTTTGTTATTTTCCACATCCTGACGGAACTGATGGAGCACATCCCCTTTTGGCACCTGCAACTGCCGGTCTATGTCTCCATCCTGATACGATATCGTCGTTAAAGCATGATAATCTGCGTCGTTATGATTAGTCGTAAAGGCTCTGTCATTGAGTGACTTTTCATGACGCGGTAATTTATCATAGGCTTCTTTGGTGTAAATACCGATACTTTCGTCAATCATGCGCATCACCTTTTGTGCTGCCACCAATCTCTGCTTGTCGGATTGACTTACAGGATCTGGTCCGATACGATCAATCTCCTGTTGTACAGCTTTTTTTCGCTGCTGGAGATTAGCCACATTGCCGGGATGCAACCGCACATTGTATGCTTTGAAGTATTCCATCACATTGGTACCAAAATTCCCAAGCCAATTGCTTTCCTCACCACTGATGCCCGATCCTATCGTGAGCTCATTTTGATAAATCCGCCAGCCGATACCGTGTTCTTCCAATCGTTCCGGAAATGTCTTCCAGTCGAGCGTAGGCTTGTTGTAATCGCTGATATTCCAGAGATGTGCTTTCGCCCTGGGATTATTTTGCTCGCGCACCGTGCCTGTCATCCAATACCATCTATTGGGATGTGTTCCCGTAATGCTCGAACAAAAATGCTGATCACAGACGGTAAATGCATCGGCCAAAGAATAGTAAAACGGGAAATCAGAGCGGTCACAATAACCCAGCGTCAGGGGTACATCGGTATATGCTTTGTTGTAGGGCTTTTTGACATTCAGCCAGCGGTCATATTTCCCACCATTTCGAGCATCGGTCTGATCAGCCCAGCCATGTGGGGTGGAACCCATCCACGGGGCCTTTGAGTCCTTTACATTGAGCCGAAACGGTATAAAGGTCTTCCCTTCGGCGTTAGACTGAGCCCATACACTATTTCCATTGGGCTGTATGATCGTACGGGGATCGTTAAAACCACGTACGCCTTTCAAACAACCGTATAGATGATCAAATGAACGATTTTCCTGCATCAGGAAAACGATATGTTCGGCATCATAGAATGTACTGCCCGATGCGGGATTGATTGCCAATGCTCTTTGGATTGTCGATGGTAGCAAACCTACCAAAGCGGCACTTCCCGAAAGGAGCGCCGACTTTTTAATAAAATCTCTTCTTGAACTGTTCATGTTCTGTTATTGCTTAAAAACTATATCTTACCCCTAATTGAATTTGGTATGGATTGCCGGAGTTGGCCATTTTACTTAAATCACGGGAATTGTCAGCGACTTACCCTGATCTGTCTGTCTGTCTGTCTGTCCGTCTTTCAATTTTGACTTGTCTGTGCTTTTCAACCGTGCACAAGTATATAACAAGTGTTTAAACAGATTATTAATTTAGGTAAACCTTTCCGTTAAAAAAAACAAAGTAAAACAGATTAGCGTATTCAAATTTAACAGGGTTATAAACTTCGTCAGCGACAGTTGTCGATCTTTGCTATTACTATTTCGTACCTTAGAACGGTGAATTATAGATTTCACCTTAATTAAACGGGTTTTTCTATAAAAAGCTAAAAATGTAAATCTTTAAATATTGTTTGATAGGATGCTCACAGATATAAATATTGATTTGATTAAGCGTGTTGGGAAGAAATTATCCTTTAAAAAAGGTGATTTCTTTGTGAAAGAAAACGAAGTATGCAATTATATTGGCATCGTTGAAAGTGGTACGTTCTATTCCTATTTTGAAGACGCAGACCTCAATTTCATCGTTAATGAGTTATATACGCAAAACAGCATTATTACTTCTTATCGGAGTTTCCTTGGGGATATTCTATCGCCAGCATATATAAAAGCCTATTCAGATGCGATCGTCTACGCCTTGGATAAAGAAATGTATAATACATTGATGAAAGAACAAGAGTGGGCTGTCCTATTTAAGCGTATTTCAGATCAATTGTTTATTAATAAATGCTTTAAAGAAACCTCCCTGGTCAAACTCAAAGCGAAAGAACGCTATTTAGAACTCATTGCTTATCGGAAAAATATCGAACAAGATTTCCCCCAGCATTTAATAGCGTCCTATCTTAAAATTCGTCCAGAAACCTTGTCAAGGCTAAAAAGTCTTGACATACATCAAGATAGAAAGTAAATTATCCTACGGAATTTTGCATTGTAACATTAAATAATCTACAATGCCATTAGTAAGAATAACTTTATCGGAAAGCTACGAGCTCGAAACAACGAACCATATTTCGCAGGCTATCCATCACGCACTGATACAGGAATTTAATATTCCTAAAGACGACTATTTTCATATTATTGAGAAACTACCAGATACACAGCTCCAGTTTCCAAAAGAGTACCTGGCTATAAAGCATACAACAGCCATAATTTTCATACAAATTATTGCTGCTGTGGGACGAACAGTTGCGCAGAAACAACGCTTATACAAAAGAATTTCCGAAAATATTGAAGCTTCGACAGGAATAAATCCACAAGAGATTATCATTTCGATGATTGAAAATGAGAAAGAAAATTGGTCTTTCGGAAATGGAGAATTACAGGCCTTTAACCATATATAGAAATGATCGAAATTGTAAACGGATTTGAAATCCTCGGAAAGGTCGCAAAAGATGCCTTAATGATGCAAAAGGTAGCGCACTTAATAGGCGAAGATACCATGTCCCTATTTATCATTGAATTAAGCAAAAATCAAAAATTGCCAGCGCATTATCATAAGGCAGGGATTGAAA
The window above is part of the Sphingobacterium sp. ML3W genome. Proteins encoded here:
- a CDS encoding Crp/Fnr family transcriptional regulator; protein product: MLTDINIDLIKRVGKKLSFKKGDFFVKENEVCNYIGIVESGTFYSYFEDADLNFIVNELYTQNSIITSYRSFLGDILSPAYIKAYSDAIVYALDKEMYNTLMKEQEWAVLFKRISDQLFINKCFKETSLVKLKAKERYLELIAYRKNIEQDFPQHLIASYLKIRPETLSRLKSLDIHQDRK
- a CDS encoding L-ribulose-5-phosphate 4-epimerase yields the protein MSSMYNSIKEEAYRCNMQLPQLGLVLFTFGNVSVVDRQQGVFAIKPSGVPYEELSPDLMVVVDFDGRVIEGELRPSSDTKTHAVLYKHWPDIGGITHTHSTYATAWAQSQRDIPIFGTTHADHLTSDIPCAPPMDDEMIAGNYEHETGFQIINHFNQQQLDYREVEMILVGNHAPFAWGKDGMKSVYNSAVLEQVAKMAWLTEQINPNAGRLKPALIKKHYERKHGTNAYYGQ
- a CDS encoding phospholipase C, phosphocholine-specific, whose translation is MNSSRRDFIKKSALLSGSAALVGLLPSTIQRALAINPASGSTFYDAEHIVFLMQENRSFDHLYGCLKGVRGFNDPRTIIQPNGNSVWAQSNAEGKTFIPFRLNVKDSKAPWMGSTPHGWADQTDARNGGKYDRWLNVKKPYNKAYTDVPLTLGYCDRSDFPFYYSLADAFTVCDQHFCSSITGTHPNRWYWMTGTVREQNNPRAKAHLWNISDYNKPTLDWKTFPERLEEHGIGWRIYQNELTIGSGISGEESNWLGNFGTNVMEYFKAYNVRLHPGNVANLQQRKKAVQQEIDRIGPDPVSQSDKQRLVAAQKVMRMIDESIGIYTKEAYDKLPRHEKSLNDRAFTTNHNDADYHALTTISYQDGDIDRQLQVPKGDVLHQFRQDVENNKLPTVSWLMTPANFSDHPGRPWFGSWYVNEVMEILLKNPEVWKKTIFILTYDENDGFFDHVPPYATPNPYSEGAGKVSSNIDGKMEWVTKDQQTNPSAMEDRIRESSIGLGYRVPLVIASPWTRGGFVNSELFDHTSSLRFLENFLAKKFGKSIREENITQWRRSICGDLTSIFRPFQADQTETVKALEKDAFMVDVHKSQFKDIPKNYRPLRESEIAQVNTAPQQFSLFPEQEKGIKPSCPIPYELYLDGHYDVNSKEYQLTFTAGNKVHNAKSNGSPFLVYAAAPYDQETLRTWEYAVSAGDSLRDNWHLSSFKDGHYHLKGYAPNGFYREFRGSDRHPEVSVKCVYEQAKNKDQLTGNLVAKLNNRSAAAKKMLLKDLGYQQQLGPVTLAPGEEKSIVIDLQSSFGWYDLQLEAEGYPTWSERFAGHVETGKISKTDPLMGGLYTV
- a CDS encoding response regulator transcription factor, producing MHSINSISEFHKQLSLPAPLHPLISVIDVAGIKPDESSIWEQFCVNFYSISLKKDVTAKIKYGQQYYDFDKGTMNFIAPKQIQSLTIAEIRKMNIECGKGYMLMFHPDFLYTHPLATAIKNYNFFSYALNEALHLSEREEKDIVEIFLKIEKEYQHIDKHTQGIILSQIDMLLQYSNRFYERQFITRKAVNNALLTQLEKLLDAYFDSEETLKQGLPTVEYLAENLHVSARYLSDLLRSVTGKNTQQHIHDKLIEEAKEKLTATSLSVAEIAYKLGFEHPQSFNKLFKKKTNVSPLAFRQLFN
- a CDS encoding tautomerase family protein → MPLVRITLSESYELETTNHISQAIHHALIQEFNIPKDDYFHIIEKLPDTQLQFPKEYLAIKHTTAIIFIQIIAAVGRTVAQKQRLYKRISENIEASTGINPQEIIISMIENEKENWSFGNGELQAFNHI
- a CDS encoding NUDIX domain-containing protein, which produces MEYYREDSAILLAVDCIIFGFNGESLQVLLIKRDFEPERNKWSLMGGFVQPDESPELAASRVLNKLTGLENVYMEQCSVFGDPKREPNSRVVSICYFALIDTQKYTHILSEEYEAQWFPLQNYPTLIFDHDQMIASAQQRLRMKAALYPILFELLPEKFTIPQIAALYEGVYNIEFDKRNFSRKLLSSDLIIKLEEKDKENSKKGAFYFKLNTAIYKEKIMSFLRYLPSWFPEN
- a CDS encoding SDR family oxidoreductase — its product is MRKTIFITGASSGLGKATAKLFQQAGWDVIATMRNPENETELSEIENVTLLKLDVTDPAQIKETVEKAISLAKIDVVFNNAGYGLMGAFETLSDEKILRQINTNLLGVLRVTQAFIPHFRAQQSGLFISTTSIGGFMGFPLHSMYHATKFALEGWSESMSFELKKFGIAIKTVAPGGIATDFAGRSLDMNRSSDYEDIENKLFEQMDLMMQNASTAEQIAQVVHEAATDNKDQIRYLAGEDANALYDRRLTIGKEAFRQEIAKQFEA
- a CDS encoding ribulokinase; amino-acid sequence: MSKSYVIGVDYGSDSVRSVLVDASCGAEISSSVFYYPRWKRGEFCDAALSQFRQHPLDYIEGLEATVKDCLQKSGIQNMGELVKAISVDTTGSTPVAVNEAGVPLALLPEFKDNPNAMFILWKDHTAVKEAKEINRYNQGYAVDYLKYVGGVYSSEWFWAKLLHIVRVDMQVRQATFSWVEHCDYIPFLLTGGKQASAIKRSVCAAGHKSLWAAEFGGLPPNEFFAGIDPLLGGFVDRLFSETYTSDRPAGHLSPEWAERLGLSTSVVVGVGAFDCHMGAVGGQIEPYYLSKVMGTSTCDMLVAPKEDVEGVLVKGICGQVDGSIIPGMIGMEAGQSAFGDAYAWLKQLLLWPTYNLIPELEGLSDTMRENMLATLEEKLLLRLSEKANKLPLTADSEVAVDWLNGRRTPDADQSLKAAIMGLQLGTDAPAIFRAIAEATCFGAKAIVERFVDQGIPIKGLIGLGGVAKKSPFIMQMMANVMNMPIRIHKSEQTCALGAAMFAATAAGLYDRVEDAMKAMGQGFECTYEPQENWVPRYAERYEKYKALGAFVESSVSLPVTV